The Kineothrix sp. MB12-C1 genome includes a window with the following:
- a CDS encoding GntR family transcriptional regulator, translating to MSKSQSKYMELVSWIKEQIASKTFLPGQKMHSENELKDMFHVSRQTVRHAISVLESEGILIRIQGSGTYINDKRQANLENRTRISVVTTYVDGYIFPKTIQGIENVLFENGYSVQIAFTNNQGSREKTILEDILSRDEVAGVIMETTKSGIPNSNLYLYKELQKRGIPVVFINSYYPLLSIPHVSLNDRMAGEKVTEHLIEMGHKKIGGIFKLDDGQGHMRYAGYTEAMQNAGMIVEDAHVIWIDTEDIKNLNKRKAAILERLEGCSAVFCYNDQVAFELLEMLKKEGIAIPEDMSVVSIDDSDLAVLGDIALTCISHPMDKLGEKAANNLLRMIDNPSYDGNYEFDAKLTLRNSVKKLN from the coding sequence GTGAGTAAAAGTCAATCAAAATATATGGAGCTTGTAAGCTGGATAAAGGAACAGATTGCATCGAAGACATTTCTGCCAGGGCAGAAAATGCATTCAGAAAATGAATTAAAGGATATGTTTCATGTGAGCAGGCAGACGGTACGCCATGCAATCAGTGTCCTCGAAAGTGAGGGAATCCTTATTAGAATACAGGGAAGCGGAACATATATTAATGATAAGCGGCAGGCGAATCTGGAGAATCGGACCAGGATTTCTGTGGTGACGACTTATGTGGACGGATATATCTTCCCCAAAACCATACAGGGGATAGAGAATGTGTTGTTTGAAAATGGTTATTCCGTGCAGATCGCGTTTACCAATAACCAGGGCAGCCGGGAGAAGACGATTTTGGAAGATATCTTAAGCCGGGATGAAGTGGCCGGAGTCATTATGGAAACGACCAAAAGCGGCATTCCTAATTCTAATTTGTATTTATATAAGGAACTGCAGAAGCGGGGAATTCCTGTTGTTTTTATTAATAGTTATTATCCTCTGCTTTCTATTCCACACGTATCGTTAAACGATAGAATGGCAGGAGAGAAAGTAACTGAGCATCTGATTGAAATGGGACATAAGAAAATCGGAGGTATTTTCAAGCTGGATGATGGCCAGGGACATATGAGGTATGCCGGTTACACAGAGGCTATGCAGAATGCGGGCATGATAGTAGAAGATGCTCATGTAATATGGATCGATACGGAAGATATCAAGAACTTAAACAAGAGAAAAGCAGCAATTTTAGAACGTCTTGAAGGGTGCAGCGCGGTATTTTGCTATAATGACCAGGTGGCCTTTGAACTTTTAGAAATGTTGAAGAAAGAGGGAATTGCTATTCCGGAGGATATGTCTGTTGTAAGTATCGATGATTCGGATCTTGCTGTGCTTGGAGATATCGCTCTTACCTGTATTTCTCATCCGATGGATAAACTGGGTGAGAAGGCGGCTAATAATCTGCTTCGAATGATAGATAATCCCTCATATGATGGGAATTACGAATTCGATGCGAAGCTGACACTTCGTAATTCTGTGAAAAAATTAAATTAA
- a CDS encoding methyl-accepting chemotaxis protein encodes MEKKRRNIGNLKNQLKKITKTENTNKVKHLKHRKKKRDIGKSSKNGIGIRLKINSVIFIMSIIFIVLLGVMAIKTIGYNAQYEGVLENISKISYIKTNSVKTARTVVNLCGVGGSITDSGHPEMIATMKAYIEDIANNIGDEVEYSQNRNQLASLSSEVDKYVALYEEIIALSEGESYSNAASAQAVQLDSTALFLSGNAENLLTYEITRSENVQEQIKNEVARVFGLLMGIAVVIFAVTTVAAIIISGSITGPIKALSKKIVIIADGDLSEDDIEVRSKDETGRLVEAFNKMKGSITSVLQRVKDGSAELERVTATVSDNMMKNAAGSEEIAASVGEMQSRMQKQQEEVVRIVQQIREMEGISGVVVENTTYIQESSERAKADAQSGMDRINEYVKQLEVIDSSIHEVTKVFEKFNDNARQMSNALSAITEIASQTNLLSLNASIEAARAGEAGKGFAVVADEIRKLADDSSKAAEEIGMMIKALQAESQNMNNKLEESLNHLQKGNEMTQETRNDFMTIKDGTSKVEESVFNITDKLSILMKAIETAVLSAEVVEDTTNENVIGINEINEVVTEESANLEQIATAAEQLVELTKGLESMVSEFKLARVSLVEEGRGI; translated from the coding sequence ATGGAAAAGAAAAGGAGAAACATAGGAAATCTAAAAAACCAACTGAAAAAAATAACCAAGACAGAAAATACCAATAAAGTAAAACATTTAAAACATCGAAAAAAGAAAAGAGATATTGGGAAGTCATCCAAAAACGGAATAGGAATACGTCTTAAAATCAATAGTGTGATATTTATAATGTCGATTATCTTTATTGTGCTGTTAGGGGTAATGGCGATAAAAACGATTGGATACAATGCGCAATACGAAGGGGTTCTGGAAAATATAAGTAAGATTTCTTATATTAAAACGAACAGTGTGAAGACGGCGAGAACGGTAGTGAATCTATGCGGTGTAGGGGGTAGTATTACCGACAGTGGCCATCCGGAGATGATTGCTACTATGAAGGCATACATAGAGGATATCGCAAACAACATCGGAGACGAGGTAGAATACAGCCAGAACAGGAACCAGCTTGCCAGCCTTTCTTCCGAAGTGGACAAGTATGTTGCTCTCTATGAAGAAATTATCGCTTTAAGCGAAGGTGAAAGTTATTCCAATGCAGCGTCTGCACAGGCAGTGCAGCTTGACAGCACCGCCTTATTTCTTTCCGGCAATGCGGAAAATCTGCTTACCTACGAGATAACGAGGAGTGAAAATGTACAGGAGCAGATTAAAAATGAAGTTGCTCGCGTATTTGGCCTTTTGATGGGAATTGCGGTTGTTATCTTTGCAGTGACAACGGTAGCGGCGATTATAATATCAGGGAGTATTACGGGACCGATTAAAGCTCTCAGCAAAAAGATTGTAATTATTGCGGATGGAGATTTATCGGAAGATGATATTGAAGTTAGAAGTAAGGATGAGACGGGCCGCCTTGTAGAAGCTTTTAATAAAATGAAAGGGAGCATTACTTCTGTTTTACAACGTGTAAAAGATGGTTCTGCCGAGTTGGAACGGGTTACCGCCACTGTAAGTGATAATATGATGAAGAATGCGGCGGGCAGTGAAGAAATTGCGGCTTCCGTCGGAGAAATGCAGTCCAGGATGCAGAAGCAGCAAGAAGAAGTAGTCCGGATTGTACAGCAGATTCGTGAGATGGAGGGAATATCAGGAGTCGTTGTAGAGAATACCACCTATATTCAGGAGAGCTCTGAGAGGGCGAAGGCAGATGCTCAGAGTGGAATGGATAGAATCAATGAGTATGTGAAACAATTAGAGGTTATAGACAGTTCTATTCATGAGGTGACGAAGGTATTCGAGAAGTTCAATGATAATGCCAGACAGATGTCAAATGCGCTGAGTGCAATTACGGAAATCGCATCACAGACGAACCTACTCTCATTAAATGCATCTATCGAAGCGGCGAGAGCCGGAGAAGCAGGTAAGGGATTTGCTGTAGTCGCTGATGAAATAAGAAAGCTGGCAGATGATTCCAGCAAAGCAGCAGAAGAAATCGGAATGATGATTAAAGCTCTTCAGGCGGAATCACAGAATATGAATAACAAACTGGAGGAGAGCCTGAATCATTTACAGAAGGGGAATGAGATGACTCAGGAAACAAGGAATGACTTTATGACGATTAAGGACGGCACTTCGAAGGTAGAGGAAAGTGTATTTAATATTACCGACAAACTCTCGATTCTTATGAAGGCCATAGAGACAGCGGTCCTTAGTGCAGAAGTAGTTGAGGATACGACCAATGAAAATGTAATCGGAATCAATGAAATTAATGAAGTGGTAACTGAGGAAAGTGCGAACCTGGAACAGATCGCTACGGCAGCGGAACAACTTGTGGAATTGACGAAGGGACTTGAGAGTATGGTCTCAGAATTCAAGTTGGCAAGGGTATCGCTAGTGGAGGAAGGAAGAGGAATATAG
- a CDS encoding methyl-accepting chemotaxis protein, whose protein sequence is MKTISTKFMAVILIVAAIGLAGMAILVNNVNQIRSVSERILSGELQDYKEASEIVMNFEVIHKSVLKHVVTAKETKAALAENEIKAKRKAITALLESYATRLDEEKQPIYDELIKTYEIYLSDLDAILEVSKSGDKSKAQNLVFSNIANYEGQMETCLSQLQDLSMEKMEAGKEAVYIYTKQVPLVSMAAVGIIIFAVIIAFLVARWAIIMPIKRTTRELNKIIKSIEEEQGDLSLRISVKSKDEIGMLVRGINRFLDILDQIIGNMIDSCGQMAVAQERVRESIHITNANAQNTSATTEELAAGMKNVTDNMEKVGDETRKVHLSSENMMKQAKEGSDYAGEIRERAKGLQDKARESKEEAGNMLTQIGSAVNHSISDTKQIDKITELTEDILAVASQTNLLALNASIEAARAGEAGKGFAVVAEEIRHLADDSKQTANRIQSISEKVVTSVARLSGEAERMLQFVGGKVMEDYDVLEHTGKQYFTDAATLHEIMENITQASDALGYTMERVAQTNEGIMLTVNESAEGISNVVENTAGVADGMKEIDDALLEMAEAVRILESEIRVFNRQKTE, encoded by the coding sequence ATGAAGACAATCAGTACCAAGTTTATGGCAGTTATTTTAATAGTAGCGGCAATCGGGCTTGCCGGAATGGCTATTCTGGTAAACAACGTAAATCAAATACGTTCGGTGTCGGAACGCATCTTGTCCGGGGAGTTGCAAGATTACAAAGAAGCATCTGAGATTGTGATGAATTTTGAGGTGATACATAAGTCTGTTTTAAAGCATGTAGTGACAGCGAAAGAGACAAAGGCAGCTCTGGCAGAAAATGAGATCAAAGCAAAGCGTAAGGCCATAACTGCGCTTTTAGAGTCTTATGCGACGAGATTGGACGAGGAGAAGCAGCCGATTTATGATGAACTTATAAAGACCTATGAAATATATTTATCGGATCTGGATGCGATTCTGGAAGTTAGTAAGAGCGGAGATAAGTCCAAGGCGCAGAACCTGGTATTCAGTAACATCGCCAACTATGAAGGACAGATGGAAACTTGTCTCAGTCAGCTTCAGGATTTATCGATGGAGAAGATGGAAGCAGGAAAGGAAGCTGTTTATATTTATACGAAACAGGTACCTTTAGTTAGTATGGCGGCAGTGGGTATTATTATATTTGCGGTAATCATAGCATTTTTAGTTGCGAGATGGGCGATTATCATGCCCATTAAGAGAACGACGAGGGAGTTGAATAAGATTATCAAGAGTATTGAAGAAGAACAGGGGGACCTGAGCTTGAGGATATCGGTGAAGTCAAAAGATGAAATCGGAATGCTGGTAAGGGGCATTAATCGCTTCCTGGATATTTTGGATCAGATCATAGGTAATATGATAGATTCCTGCGGCCAGATGGCAGTCGCACAGGAGAGGGTAAGAGAGAGCATTCATATCACTAATGCCAATGCGCAGAATACGTCGGCGACGACGGAGGAGCTTGCAGCCGGTATGAAGAATGTTACCGACAATATGGAGAAGGTAGGCGATGAGACCAGGAAGGTTCATCTATCTTCTGAGAATATGATGAAACAGGCAAAAGAAGGCAGTGATTATGCGGGAGAAATAAGGGAGCGTGCGAAGGGTCTGCAGGATAAGGCGAGAGAGAGTAAAGAGGAAGCCGGTAATATGCTGACGCAGATCGGAAGTGCGGTGAATCATTCTATTAGTGATACGAAACAGATTGACAAAATTACAGAATTGACGGAGGATATTCTAGCTGTGGCAAGTCAGACCAACTTGCTCGCACTCAATGCATCGATTGAGGCAGCCAGAGCAGGGGAAGCGGGCAAAGGCTTTGCCGTGGTAGCGGAGGAGATACGCCACCTTGCAGATGATTCCAAGCAAACGGCTAATCGGATACAAAGCATTAGCGAGAAGGTAGTAACGAGTGTGGCAAGGCTCTCGGGGGAGGCCGAAAGGATGCTTCAATTTGTAGGCGGCAAGGTAATGGAAGACTATGATGTTTTGGAGCATACAGGAAAGCAGTATTTCACCGATGCAGCCACACTTCATGAAATTATGGAGAATATTACACAAGCTTCAGATGCACTCGGGTATACCATGGAGAGAGTAGCACAGACCAATGAAGGCATTATGCTGACGGTCAATGAAAGTGCGGAAGGAATTAGTAATGTAGTAGAGAATACTGCCGGAGTAGCTGACGGCATGAAGGAAATTGATGATGCCTTGCTTGAAATGGCGGAGGCAGTGAGAATACTGGAAAGTGAGATAAGGGTATTCAATAGACAGAAGACGGAATAA
- the mmsA gene encoding multiple monosaccharide ABC transporter ATP-binding protein, with product MSDYILEMNHITKAFTGVKALDDVNLKVKRGEIHALCGENGAGKSTLMNVLSGVYPFGTYEGDIVYNNEVCKFHSIKESEAKGVVIIHQELALSPHLSVAENVFLGNEQTGIKGVIDWTQTRKRAHEMLEKVGLGDEDVNAPVNLLGVGKQQLIEIAKAMAKKVELLILDEPTAALNDEESGKLLEIMLELKKHGITCIIISHKLNEISYVADSITVIRDGHTIETLEKGKDDFSEDRIIKGMVGRELTNRYPLREDVEVGETIFEIKNWNVYHPDDANRHIIKNVNLHVKAGEVVGLAGLMGAGRTELAMSIFGKSYGQKISGSISINGKEVTIKSVKDAIDNKLAYVSEDRKNYGLVLIDDIKRNMTMAALRKFFSKNGVVNSNDEIISAEEYRKKINVKTNSINQTVGSLSGGNQQKVVLAKWMLTQPDILILDEPTRGIDVGAKYEIYCIINELAKEGKAVIVISSEMPEIIGTCDRVYVINEGEIAGELTKEEISQERIMQRIMAHNRKGEN from the coding sequence ATGTCTGATTATATATTGGAAATGAATCACATAACAAAGGCTTTTACGGGAGTAAAAGCATTGGACGATGTCAATCTGAAAGTGAAGCGGGGAGAAATCCATGCGTTATGCGGAGAAAACGGAGCCGGCAAATCAACGCTTATGAATGTCTTATCGGGCGTATATCCGTTCGGAACCTATGAAGGCGACATTGTTTATAACAACGAAGTATGTAAATTCCACAGTATAAAAGAAAGCGAAGCAAAAGGGGTGGTTATCATCCATCAGGAGCTTGCCTTAAGCCCCCACCTTTCTGTTGCGGAGAACGTATTTCTCGGAAATGAACAAACCGGTATCAAAGGCGTGATCGATTGGACGCAGACGAGAAAAAGAGCGCACGAGATGCTTGAAAAAGTAGGATTAGGGGATGAAGATGTCAATGCTCCTGTCAATCTCCTGGGTGTTGGCAAGCAGCAGTTGATAGAGATTGCCAAGGCGATGGCAAAAAAGGTGGAGCTTTTGATTCTGGACGAACCCACCGCAGCGCTAAATGACGAAGAAAGCGGTAAGCTTCTCGAAATTATGCTGGAATTAAAAAAGCATGGAATTACCTGTATCATTATTTCTCATAAATTGAATGAAATCAGCTATGTGGCGGATTCCATTACGGTAATTCGTGACGGACATACAATCGAGACATTGGAAAAAGGAAAAGATGATTTCTCTGAGGACAGGATTATTAAAGGAATGGTAGGAAGAGAGCTTACTAACCGATATCCGTTAAGGGAAGATGTAGAAGTCGGAGAAACGATATTTGAAATAAAGAATTGGAATGTATATCATCCCGATGATGCGAACAGGCATATAATTAAAAATGTTAATCTGCACGTAAAAGCCGGAGAAGTAGTCGGTCTGGCCGGATTAATGGGTGCAGGAAGAACAGAATTAGCTATGAGTATCTTCGGAAAATCTTATGGTCAGAAAATATCGGGAAGCATATCTATCAATGGTAAAGAGGTTACGATTAAATCTGTAAAGGATGCTATTGATAACAAGTTAGCTTATGTATCGGAAGATCGTAAGAACTATGGATTGGTTCTGATTGATGATATTAAGAGAAACATGACGATGGCTGCCCTTAGAAAGTTTTTCTCTAAAAATGGTGTAGTGAACAGCAACGATGAAATTATATCTGCAGAAGAATATAGAAAGAAAATTAATGTAAAGACCAATTCCATTAATCAGACAGTTGGATCGCTTTCAGGAGGTAATCAGCAGAAAGTTGTTCTCGCAAAGTGGATGCTGACACAGCCGGATATACTGATTCTCGATGAACCTACAAGAGGTATCGATGTTGGCGCCAAATACGAAATTTATTGTATTATCAATGAACTGGCAAAGGAAGGAAAAGCAGTAATTGTTATTTCTTCGGAAATGCCCGAGATTATAGGAACCTGTGACCGTGTATATGTCATAAATGAAGGCGAGATAGCCGGAGAACTTACGAAGGAAGAAATATCACAGGAAAGAATTATGCAGCGCATTATGGCGCATAACAGAAAGGGTGAAAACTAA
- a CDS encoding DUF885 domain-containing protein → MHYTVANPEAYGINSYVPVLPSYSIQEKEASFQELTDSIALLRSIDNDRLSGQDSYTYRLLLPYLENERAGMSLYYYTAPLSPSSGMQSQLPILLAEYTFRNKRDIEDYLALLDQTDTYFEGVTTFLQEQSSKGLFMPDYSADKVIAQCDTIMDKSSLANGTHFLHTTFEERLDLLLAKEIITEKEKQQYLSENDRLLTTVMAPAYQALGDELLVLKGSGKNENGLYYYPQGREYYLYLLRSHASSYRDIGRIKTLLFKDFDQNFDSMYSLLHNNSSLSAAQKLQEGTFPYESPADMLNNLQQVMAEDFPGLSTVSQDKALPACTVKSISKNLEEYCSPAFYLTPPLDDIRENVIYINQKHNPQGVELYTTLAHEGYPGHLYQTVYMQLYFNKTDTNPIRSLLSYGGYVEGWAMYVELKAYDYAKELMKEQNSKAEALYESYKLDRQIQLCLYSLLDIAIHYEGANYKQVHKMLSSVGISDVDTTRAIYEYIVEEPGTYLKYYLGYLEILELKKEAQRLWGDTYSDYRFHRFYLENGPADFTNLRLQLQQEPQNQT, encoded by the coding sequence ATGCACTATACCGTGGCTAATCCAGAGGCTTACGGCATCAACTCTTATGTGCCCGTGCTCCCCTCCTATTCCATTCAGGAAAAAGAAGCCTCTTTTCAGGAGCTTACCGATTCCATTGCCTTACTTCGTTCCATCGATAATGACCGGTTAAGCGGACAGGATTCTTACACTTACCGCTTACTCCTGCCTTACTTAGAAAATGAGAGAGCAGGTATGTCCCTCTATTATTATACTGCTCCGCTCTCGCCTTCCTCCGGTATGCAATCACAGCTCCCTATATTGCTTGCTGAATATACGTTCCGAAACAAAAGAGATATTGAAGATTATCTGGCACTTCTCGATCAGACTGATACTTATTTCGAAGGTGTCACTACCTTTTTACAGGAGCAGTCATCTAAAGGGTTATTTATGCCAGACTATTCTGCGGATAAGGTCATTGCTCAATGCGACACCATTATGGACAAAAGTTCTCTCGCAAACGGTACACATTTCCTTCACACTACTTTCGAAGAAAGGCTTGATCTGCTGTTGGCTAAGGAAATCATTACCGAAAAGGAAAAGCAACAATACCTATCCGAAAACGACAGATTGCTCACTACCGTTATGGCGCCTGCCTACCAGGCTTTGGGAGATGAACTCCTTGTGCTAAAAGGCAGTGGAAAGAATGAGAATGGTCTGTATTACTACCCTCAGGGGCGAGAATATTATCTCTATTTGCTGCGTTCACATGCTTCCTCTTATCGGGATATCGGCAGAATTAAAACTCTTCTCTTTAAGGATTTTGATCAGAACTTTGATAGCATGTACTCTCTGCTGCATAATAATTCTTCCCTCTCCGCCGCACAGAAGCTTCAGGAAGGGACTTTCCCTTATGAATCTCCCGCAGATATGCTGAATAATCTTCAGCAAGTGATGGCCGAGGACTTTCCCGGTCTGTCTACCGTTTCACAAGATAAGGCACTGCCCGCTTGTACTGTAAAATCCATTTCCAAAAACTTAGAGGAATACTGCAGCCCTGCCTTTTATCTGACACCACCTTTGGATGATATTCGCGAAAATGTTATCTATATCAACCAGAAGCACAATCCTCAGGGTGTAGAGCTTTACACAACCCTTGCTCACGAAGGTTATCCCGGTCATCTCTACCAGACTGTCTATATGCAGCTATACTTTAATAAAACCGATACCAATCCGATTCGGTCTCTCTTATCCTATGGGGGATATGTGGAAGGCTGGGCAATGTATGTGGAGCTTAAAGCCTACGATTATGCAAAGGAACTTATGAAAGAACAAAATTCCAAAGCAGAAGCGCTTTATGAATCCTACAAACTAGATCGTCAGATACAACTCTGTCTTTATTCCTTATTGGATATCGCTATTCATTATGAAGGTGCCAATTATAAACAAGTGCATAAGATGCTTTCCTCCGTGGGAATCAGCGACGTCGATACCACCCGAGCCATCTATGAATATATTGTAGAAGAACCGGGTACTTATCTGAAATATTACCTCGGTTACTTAGAGATTCTGGAATTAAAAAAGGAAGCGCAAAGACTGTGGGGAGATACCTACAGTGATTATCGCTTCCATCGTTTCTATCTGGAAAATGGCCCTGCCGACTTTACCAACCTACGTCTGCAACTTCAACAAGAGCCTCAGAACCAAACATAG
- the mmsB gene encoding multiple monosaccharide ABC transporter permease, producing the protein MEKKKTINLDMKQYGMVLALIAVFIIFAILTGGKNLSPANINNLIMQNGYIVILAVGMLLCVLTGNIDLGVGSIVALSGAAVGILMVDFKAGIFVAILAALVIGVASGMFAGFFIAKLKIPPFVVTLATMLMGRGLTYTLLKAQTKGPLPTDYTYIGAGFLPTIKVAFGGKQIDLVCLIVALVASILIILSEIRNINTKKKYGFAVNPMWQVIIKEAIILIIVWFFFYKLANYNGIPFVLIIMGLLVGIYHFLTSRTVAGRQIYAMGGNAKAAQLSGINTEKVFFWVYTNMGMLSAVAGIVLSARNASATPKAGDGFELDAIASCYIGGAAAAGGVGTIIGAVVGAFIMGILNNGMSLYGWSTDIQKIVKGAVLLGAVTVDILSKRKKG; encoded by the coding sequence ATGGAAAAGAAAAAAACTATTAATTTAGATATGAAGCAATACGGTATGGTACTTGCCCTAATAGCCGTATTTATTATCTTTGCCATTCTCACAGGAGGAAAGAACCTCTCTCCGGCAAACATCAATAACTTAATTATGCAGAACGGATATATTGTTATTTTAGCAGTAGGTATGTTATTATGTGTTTTGACTGGTAACATTGACCTGGGAGTAGGATCCATTGTTGCACTGAGCGGAGCTGCGGTAGGTATTCTGATGGTAGACTTCAAAGCAGGTATATTTGTCGCTATTTTGGCAGCACTCGTAATCGGTGTGGCATCCGGTATGTTTGCAGGATTCTTTATTGCAAAGCTTAAGATTCCTCCCTTCGTAGTAACACTGGCGACCATGCTTATGGGCCGTGGTCTGACCTATACATTATTGAAGGCACAGACAAAAGGTCCCCTTCCTACCGACTATACATATATAGGTGCCGGATTCCTGCCGACAATAAAAGTGGCGTTCGGCGGCAAGCAAATCGACTTGGTTTGCCTTATCGTAGCGCTTGTGGCATCCATTCTCATTATCCTTTCGGAGATTAGGAATATCAATACGAAGAAGAAATATGGTTTTGCGGTAAATCCGATGTGGCAGGTTATTATAAAAGAAGCGATTATTCTTATTATTGTATGGTTCTTCTTCTATAAACTGGCAAACTACAACGGTATTCCTTTCGTATTAATTATTATGGGACTTCTCGTTGGTATCTATCACTTCCTTACGAGTAGGACAGTGGCAGGACGTCAGATTTATGCTATGGGTGGTAATGCTAAGGCAGCCCAGTTATCCGGTATCAATACGGAGAAAGTATTCTTCTGGGTATATACGAATATGGGTATGCTTTCTGCGGTTGCAGGTATTGTATTGTCCGCACGTAATGCTTCGGCAACACCGAAGGCCGGAGATGGTTTCGAGTTGGATGCTATTGCTTCCTGCTATATCGGCGGAGCGGCAGCAGCCGGTGGTGTCGGTACCATTATCGGAGCGGTAGTAGGTGCTTTCATTATGGGTATCCTGAATAATGGTATGTCCTTATACGGATGGTCCACAGATATTCAGAAGATAGTAAAGGGAGCGGTACTTCTTGGAGCTGTTACAGTAGATATTTTATCTAAGAGAAAAAAAGGCTGA
- the chvE gene encoding multiple monosaccharide ABC transporter substrate-binding protein — protein sequence MKRKLLGALISVAMAATLLIGCGGSAATTETPAAETTETPAAESTTEETADATASGAGKKVGVAMPTQSSERWINDGANMKKQLEALGYEVDLQYAEDDVQAQVSQLENMIASGVNCLVIASIDSQALVNVEAQAKEAGIPIIAYDRLLMDTDAVSYYATFDNKGIGTAIGKYIEENKDLPAAQAAGESYTIEFFMGSPDDNNAVMLYNGVIEVLQPYLDDGTLVCKSGRTSFEDTCILRWSQETAQQNCENYLTGFYADDKLDIACSAFDGFAYGIKAALEGAGYTLGEDWPLITGQDAELMAVKNIISGYQTMSIYKDTRLLAEKCVTMVQAVLEGSEPEINDTEQYNNNVIVVPSYLCTPAAVDVNNYQELIVDGGYYTADQLAE from the coding sequence ATGAAAAGAAAACTTTTAGGCGCATTAATCAGTGTAGCGATGGCCGCAACCCTTTTAATCGGATGTGGCGGTTCTGCAGCAACAACAGAGACACCGGCGGCTGAGACGACGGAAACTCCGGCAGCAGAGAGCACAACAGAAGAGACAGCAGATGCCACTGCATCTGGAGCAGGCAAGAAGGTTGGTGTGGCGATGCCCACACAGTCATCTGAAAGATGGATTAATGACGGTGCGAACATGAAGAAACAGTTAGAAGCACTCGGATATGAAGTTGACCTTCAGTATGCAGAAGATGATGTACAGGCTCAGGTTTCTCAGCTTGAGAATATGATTGCAAGTGGTGTAAACTGCCTCGTAATTGCATCTATCGACTCACAGGCACTCGTTAACGTAGAAGCGCAGGCGAAGGAAGCCGGAATTCCTATTATCGCTTATGACCGTCTTCTTATGGATACGGATGCAGTTTCTTACTATGCAACCTTCGATAATAAAGGTATAGGTACTGCAATCGGTAAATACATCGAAGAAAACAAAGACTTACCGGCAGCTCAGGCAGCAGGCGAATCTTACACCATCGAGTTTTTTATGGGCTCTCCTGATGATAATAACGCAGTTATGCTTTATAATGGTGTAATAGAAGTATTACAGCCTTATCTTGATGATGGTACCCTCGTATGTAAATCCGGAAGAACTTCTTTTGAAGATACTTGTATCTTAAGATGGTCTCAGGAAACAGCTCAGCAGAACTGTGAGAACTACTTAACAGGCTTCTATGCAGATGATAAACTCGATATCGCTTGCTCCGCATTTGACGGATTTGCTTATGGTATTAAGGCTGCTCTCGAAGGTGCCGGTTATACATTAGGTGAAGATTGGCCGCTCATTACAGGACAGGATGCAGAGCTTATGGCAGTTAAGAACATTATCAGCGGATATCAGACAATGTCTATCTACAAAGATACGCGTCTCCTCGCTGAGAAGTGTGTAACGATGGTTCAGGCAGTTCTTGAAGGCTCAGAACCTGAAATCAACGATACAGAGCAGTACAACAACAACGTAATAGTAGTTCCTTCTTACCTTTGCACACCTGCAGCAGTTGATGTGAACAACTATCAGGAATTAATTGTTGACGGTGGATACTACACAGCGGATCAGTTGGCTGAATAA